From the Acidiferrobacteraceae bacterium genome, the window AAACGGAGAATGGGGCAATGGCATCCGGCCAGCGGATGCCGTCGTCGTCGTGGTTCTGCTCGATCGCTGCGGCAACGACGCGTGATACGCCAATACCGTAGCAGCCCATGGGCATGATGACGGTGCGACCGTTTTCGTCCAGGACGGTGGCGTTCATGGCCTCGCTGTACTTCGTGCCCAGCTGGAAGATGTGTCCAACCTCGATCCCGCGGCGAATTGTCAGCGTTCCATCGCAGGTCTCCTCCAACGCGGAGCGCGGGCAGGGGTCACCAGCGACGACTTCGCGCATGTCGGCCACCACTGGCTCAGGGAGGTCGCGCCCCCAGTTGACGTTGCGCAGATGTTTGCCGTCCTCGTTTGCGCCACAGACGAAGTCCGCCAGGCGGGCCGCGCTTTCGTCGGCGATGACTGTGAGGCCCAGTCCCACCGGGCCGATCGAACCCGGGGCGCAGCCCGCGTGGGTTCGCACCTCGTCGGGTTCGATCAGACGCAGGGGGCGGGCGACGGCCTCGATCTTCTCCGCCTTGACGGGGTTCAGTTCGTGATCCCCGCGCAGGACCAGGCCTACGGGGCCGTCATGACCTGCGACCAGCAATGTCTTGACTGTTTGTGCCGGATCGATCTTGAGGTAGCCGCTGACTTCTTCGATGCTGTGCTGCCCCGGCGTTTCGACTTCCGCCATGGGTTTCCCCGGTTCCGCGCGCTTGCCGACGGGCGGCAGGGCGGGGGCGAGTTCCACGTTTGCCGCGTAGTCGCACTTCTCGCAGATGGCAATGCGATCTTCGCCAGAGTCGGCCAGCACATGAAACTCATGTGAGGCGTTGCCACCAATGGCGCCGGTGTCCGCCTCTACCGGACGGAACT encodes:
- a CDS encoding proline--tRNA ligase — encoded protein: MRVSRFLLSTVKETPADAEIVSHRLMLRAGMIRKVAAGVYNWLPLGLRVLRKVEAVVREEMNRTGAQEVLMPAVQPAELWQESGRWEQYGPELLRLHDRHQREFCFGPTHEEVITDLVRRELRSYRQLPATFYQVQTKFRDEIRPRFGVMRAREFLMKDAYSFHTDDGSLAETYEAMYGAYSRIFERLGLEFRPVEADTGAIGGNASHEFHVLADSGEDRIAICEKCDYAANVELAPALPPVGKRAEPGKPMAEVETPGQHSIEEVSGYLKIDPAQTVKTLLVAGHDGPVGLVLRGDHELNPVKAEKIEAVARPLRLIEPDEVRTHAGCAPGSIGPVGLGLTVIADESAARLADFVCGANEDGKHLRNVNWGRDLPEPVVADMREVVAGDPCPRSALEETCDGTLTIRRGIEVGHIFQLGTKYSEAMNATVLDENGRTVIMPMGCYGIGVSRVVAAAIEQNHDDDGIRWPDAIAPFSVCIVPIGYHKSEAVRAAVDSLYEELTAAGIDVLLDDRNERPGVMFADMDLVGIPHRVVLGDRGLKNGVAEYKRRGQSSANELPLQGLGTAIQEQLQA